A single region of the Procambarus clarkii isolate CNS0578487 chromosome 59, FALCON_Pclarkii_2.0, whole genome shotgun sequence genome encodes:
- the LOC123768153 gene encoding uncharacterized protein isoform X5 has translation MLPQYYYTRRMLGLGLCVSRGSAAVLNLSCCFLVLPMCRALATTLAAALARPHRRPPALPATLPAPAAKTTHLVVAATVVISAVVHTGAHLSNAVNFSRYYSSHYPDLNLATYRGESPLRVFVATVPGITGAAMMIILAVLVITSTRWARRRNYDVFFYTHHLGLLFLLLLIIHPISGVLKEQKNLHGHIPGCHMYRDVHTKAEGFPEPSRAANYTNLDYNLKSQEKSRISYHVLEHNNQNQTSHTETMYPEPDSEYGYPEPDPHIGSPGPDSDYRYSEPGPEYGYPEPDPHIGSPGPDSDYRYSEPGPEYGYPEPDPHIGSPGPDSDYRYSEPGPEYGYPEPDPHIGSPGPDSDYHYSEPDSEYGYPEPDPHIGSPGPDSDYHYSEPDSEYGYPEPDPHIGSPGPDSDYRYSEPGPEYGYPEPDPHIGSPGPDSDYRYSEPGPEYGYPEPDPHIGSPGPDSDYHYSEPDSEYGYPEPDPHIGSPGPDSDYHYSEPDSEYGYPEPDPHIGSPGPDSDYHYSEPDSEYGYPEPDPHIGSPASESENDYIGSDLDYSFHDSDSGYSNSEVGPHNKGSASESDSGYVKANSNYDYSEHSAAHNNFKSASNMKHPSTKLHTQRFVDKETSEESGRRTANWGEIRRSQKFSKKHRMCLKAPVFGSINSQTWIWVTVALAVWAADWAVRLWRRRESVHIISVVRYPCDVVQLTLRQSGFSCTPGQYVLVQCPAVSRFEWHPYTVTSPLTQHCPNTFTIFMRVRGDWSSRVAALLHPVRVSSPKSLNNHWAENEKHQCCSTSPQSSPATLSSPLIQSSQFSLSHINSLSPSFPHSNPHTNAMFSHLTQYTHAYSCMPTVDELKDCSFSPGEQKITEISYLKNQSIYPSNSKLNVKYDAHSGSNKVNLNLLNSHVPLLSANRHYKTSESRRLHPYSKHWMSQNSKSHRHSKLSNHCTSSGRTEDSCEKCMSNAEPNKQSADLQPNTRTSTFINAQPNSTLNSMKRSRSRKKWSHKSENGGLTKDKSCFSIFITEEPCVRLHVDGPFSSPSESMLHYPVVISAAGGVGITPLAATLSHILCCQSPLPERVHVVWVVRDARLFLALAPLLSSLLLHCWDAHTEDRLELRLHVTTPTPPQLLEDLFAKEHPSLLPRITQGRPVWKHLFREWQQVYIRDKVGVFACGPAKMRHQVRRHCLSSISRGAPFQYHQESFS, from the exons ATGCTGCCCcaatactactacaccagacgCATGCTTGGG CTTGGCCTGTGTGTGTCGAGGGGCTCAGCGGCTGTGCTCAACCTGTCCTGCTGCTTCTTGGTGCTGCCCATGTGTCGAGCTCTGGCCACCACCCTGGCCGCCGCCCTCGCCCGCCCACACCGCCGCCCACCCGCCCTACCCGCCACCCTACCCGCCCCCGCCGCCAAGACGACCCACCTCGTGGTCGCCGCCACCGTTGTCATTAGTGCAG TAGTGCACACAGGAGCCCATCTGTCAAATGCTGTCAACTTCTCCCGTTACTACAGCAGCCACTACCCTGACCTCAACCTAGCAACCTACAGGggtgag AGCCCTCTGCGAGTCTTCGTGGCAACAG TTCCAGGCATAACAGGAGCAGCGATGATGATAATACTGGCTGTTCTTGTGATCACTTCCACCCGCTGGGCACGAAGAAGAAACTATGATGTCTTCTTCTACACGCACCACCtcggtctcctcttcctcctcctgcttaTAATCCATCCAATCAG TGGTGTtctgaaggagcagaagaaccttCATGGCCACATCCCAGGGTGTCACATGTATAGAGACGTTCACACTAAAGCGGAAG GGTTTCCCGAGCCTAGTCGTGCGGCTAATTACACAAACCTGGACTACAACCTTAAGAGTCAAGAGAAAAGTAGAATTAGCTACCACGTCTTGGAGCACAACAATCAAAACCAAACTTCCCACACAGAGACCATGTATCCTGAACCCGATTCAGAATATGGCTATCCTGAGCCAGATCCACATATTGGAAGCCCTGGGCCTGATTCAGACTATCGTTACAGTGAACCTGGTCCAGAATATGGCTATCCTGAGCCAGATCCACATATCGGAAGTCCTGGGCCTGATTCAGACTATCGTTACAGTGAACCTGGTCCAGAATATGGCTATCCTGAGCCAGATCCACATATCGGAAGTCCTGGGCCTGATTCAGACTATCGTTACAGTGAACCTGGTCCAGAATATGGCTATCCTGAGCCAGATCCACATATCGGAAGTCCTGGGCCTGATTCAGACTATCACTACAGTGAACCTGATTCAGAATATGGCTATCCTGAGCCAGATCCACATATTGGAAGTCCTGGGCCTGATTCAGACTATCACTACAGTGAACCTGATTCAGAATATGGCTATCCTGAGCCAGATCCACATATTGGAAGTCCTGGGCCTGATTCAGACTATCGTTACAGTGAACCTGGTCCAGAATATGGCTATCCTGAGCCAGATCCACATATCGGAAGTCCTGGGCCTGATTCAGACTATCGTTACAGTGAACCTGGTCCAGAATATGGCTATCCTGAGCCAGATCCACATATCGGAAGTCCTGGGCCTGATTCAGACTATCACTACAGTGAACCTGATTCAGAATATGGCTATCCTGAGCCAGATCCACATATTGGAAGTCCTGGGCCTGATTCAGACTATCACTACAGTGAACCTGATTCAGAATATGGCTATCCTGAGCCAGATCCACATATTGGAAGTCCTGGGCCTGATTCAGACTATCACTACAGTGAACCTGATTCAGAATATGGGTATCCTGAGCCAGATCCACATATTGGAAGCCCTGCATCTGAATCAGAAAATGACTATATAGGCTCTGATTTAGATTATAGCTTCCATGATTCTGACTCTGGATATAGCAATTCAGAAGTAGGCCCTCATAATAAGGGCTCAGCTTCTGAATCTGACAGTGGCTATGTTAAAGCTAACTCAAATTATGACTACAGTGAACATAGTGCTGCTCATAATAACTTCAAGTCTGCCTCCAATATGAAGCATCCTAGCACTAAACTTCACACTCAACGTTTTGTTGACAAAG AGACTTCTGAGGAGTCAGGAAGGAGAACAGCAAATTGGGGAGAAATAAGGAGATCTCAAAAGTTTAGCAAGAAGCATAGGATGTGTCTCAAAGCACCAGTGTTTGGCTCCATTAATTCGCAG ACTTGGATATGGGTTACAGTAGCTCTGGCAGTATGGGCAGCTGACTGGGCAGTGCGGCTGTGGAGGCGGCGCGAGAGCGTGCACATCATTAGTGTGGTGCGATATCCTTGTGATGTTGTGCAGCTTACTCTTAGACAGTCTGGCTTTTCCTGCACTCCTGGCCAG TATGTGTTGGTGCAGTGCCCGGCAGTGTCAAGGTTTGAGTGGCACCCATACACCGTAACCTCG CCACTGACCCAGCACTGCCCAAACACCTTCACCATCTTCATGCGTGTGAGGGGAGACTGGAGCAGTCGTGTTGCAGCTCTCCTGCATCCTGTTAGAGTTTCCAGTCCAAAGTCGCTGAATAATCACTGGGCAGAAAATGAGAAACATCAGTGCTGCAGTACATCTCCACAGTCTAGTCCAGCAACACTATCTAGTCCGTTGATTCAGTCTAGTCAGTTCTCGCTCAGTCACATAAACTCGCTTTCTCCCTCATTTCCTCATTCAAATCCACATACAAATGCCATGTTTTCTCATTTAACTCAGTATACTCATGCTTATTCATGTATGCCCACTGTGGATGAATTGAAAGACTGTTCATTTTCACCTGGTGAACAGAAAATTAcagaaatctcttatttaaaaaaTCAATCAATATATCCTTCAAATTCAAAATTAAATGTAAAATATGATGCCCACTCAGGGTCTAACAAAGTGAATTTAAATTTGCTTAATTCACATGTACCACTATTGAGTGCTAACAGGCATTATAAAACTTCAGAGTCAAGGAGATTGCATCCATACTCAAAGCATTGGATGTCACAAAATTCTAAATCTCACAGACACTCAAAGTTGTCTAATCACTGCACAAGTTCAGGGAGGACTGAAGACTCCTGTGAAAAATGCATGTCAAATGCAGAGCCCAACAAGCAATCGGCTGATCTACAACCCAACACTCGCACGAGTACATTTATTAACGCACAACCTAACTCAACCTTGAACTCAATGAAGAGGTCTCGGTCAAGAAAAAAGTGGTCTCATAAAAGTGAAAATGGGGGTTTAACTAAAGATAAAAGCTGcttcagcatcttcattacagaaGAACCATGCGTGAG GTTGCATGTGGATGGGCCCTTCAGTTCCCCAAGTGAAAGCATGCTACATTACCCTGTGGTAATTAGTGCCGCAGGTGGCGTGGGCATCACGCCTCTGGCCGCTACCCTCTCGCACATCTT GTGTTGCCAGTCACCATTGCCTGAGCGAGTGCATGTTGTGTGGGTTGTAAGGGATGCTCGTCTCTTTTTGGCCTTGGCACCTTTATTGTCTAGTCTTCTCCTTCACTGCTGGGATGCCCACACTGAAGACCGTCTTGAACTCCGCCTTCATgttaccacaccaacaccaccgcaATTACTCGAG GATTTGTTTGCTAAAGAACATCCCAGCTTGCTGCCGCGAATTACTCAAGGTCGACCAGTCTGGAAGCATTTGTTTAGAGAATGGCAGCAGGTATACATAAG ggataagg
- the LOC123768153 gene encoding uncharacterized protein isoform X1 codes for MGGCARLCRLLPGLLRRYWFLVVWTGACAGVFYVDYFRYKMLPQYYYTRRMLGCGLCLQLGLCVSRGSAAVLNLSCCFLVLPMCRALATTLAAALARPHRRPPALPATLPAPAAKTTHLVVAATVVISAVVHTGAHLSNAVNFSRYYSSHYPDLNLATYRGESPLRVFVATVPGITGAAMMIILAVLVITSTRWARRRNYDVFFYTHHLGLLFLLLLIIHPISGVLKEQKNLHGHIPGCHMYRDVHTKAEGFPEPSRAANYTNLDYNLKSQEKSRISYHVLEHNNQNQTSHTETMYPEPDSEYGYPEPDPHIGSPGPDSDYRYSEPGPEYGYPEPDPHIGSPGPDSDYRYSEPGPEYGYPEPDPHIGSPGPDSDYRYSEPGPEYGYPEPDPHIGSPGPDSDYHYSEPDSEYGYPEPDPHIGSPGPDSDYHYSEPDSEYGYPEPDPHIGSPGPDSDYRYSEPGPEYGYPEPDPHIGSPGPDSDYRYSEPGPEYGYPEPDPHIGSPGPDSDYHYSEPDSEYGYPEPDPHIGSPGPDSDYHYSEPDSEYGYPEPDPHIGSPGPDSDYHYSEPDSEYGYPEPDPHIGSPASESENDYIGSDLDYSFHDSDSGYSNSEVGPHNKGSASESDSGYVKANSNYDYSEHSAAHNNFKSASNMKHPSTKLHTQRFVDKETSEESGRRTANWGEIRRSQKFSKKHRMCLKAPVFGSINSQTWIWVTVALAVWAADWAVRLWRRRESVHIISVVRYPCDVVQLTLRQSGFSCTPGQYVLVQCPAVSRFEWHPYTVTSPLTQHCPNTFTIFMRVRGDWSSRVAALLHPVRVSSPKSLNNHWAENEKHQCCSTSPQSSPATLSSPLIQSSQFSLSHINSLSPSFPHSNPHTNAMFSHLTQYTHAYSCMPTVDELKDCSFSPGEQKITEISYLKNQSIYPSNSKLNVKYDAHSGSNKVNLNLLNSHVPLLSANRHYKTSESRRLHPYSKHWMSQNSKSHRHSKLSNHCTSSGRTEDSCEKCMSNAEPNKQSADLQPNTRTSTFINAQPNSTLNSMKRSRSRKKWSHKSENGGLTKDKSCFSIFITEEPCVRLHVDGPFSSPSESMLHYPVVISAAGGVGITPLAATLSHILCCQSPLPERVHVVWVVRDARLFLALAPLLSSLLLHCWDAHTEDRLELRLHVTTPTPPQLLEDLFAKEHPSLLPRITQGRPVWKHLFREWQQVYIRDKVGVFACGPAKMRHQVRRHCLSSISRGAPFQYHQESFS; via the exons GTGGTGTGGACTGGGGCGTGTGCCGGGGTCTTCTATGTCGACTACTTCCGCTACAAGATGCTGCCCcaatactactacaccagacgCATGCTTGGG TGTGGTCTGTGCCTCCAGCTTGGCCTGTGTGTGTCGAGGGGCTCAGCGGCTGTGCTCAACCTGTCCTGCTGCTTCTTGGTGCTGCCCATGTGTCGAGCTCTGGCCACCACCCTGGCCGCCGCCCTCGCCCGCCCACACCGCCGCCCACCCGCCCTACCCGCCACCCTACCCGCCCCCGCCGCCAAGACGACCCACCTCGTGGTCGCCGCCACCGTTGTCATTAGTGCAG TAGTGCACACAGGAGCCCATCTGTCAAATGCTGTCAACTTCTCCCGTTACTACAGCAGCCACTACCCTGACCTCAACCTAGCAACCTACAGGggtgag AGCCCTCTGCGAGTCTTCGTGGCAACAG TTCCAGGCATAACAGGAGCAGCGATGATGATAATACTGGCTGTTCTTGTGATCACTTCCACCCGCTGGGCACGAAGAAGAAACTATGATGTCTTCTTCTACACGCACCACCtcggtctcctcttcctcctcctgcttaTAATCCATCCAATCAG TGGTGTtctgaaggagcagaagaaccttCATGGCCACATCCCAGGGTGTCACATGTATAGAGACGTTCACACTAAAGCGGAAG GGTTTCCCGAGCCTAGTCGTGCGGCTAATTACACAAACCTGGACTACAACCTTAAGAGTCAAGAGAAAAGTAGAATTAGCTACCACGTCTTGGAGCACAACAATCAAAACCAAACTTCCCACACAGAGACCATGTATCCTGAACCCGATTCAGAATATGGCTATCCTGAGCCAGATCCACATATTGGAAGCCCTGGGCCTGATTCAGACTATCGTTACAGTGAACCTGGTCCAGAATATGGCTATCCTGAGCCAGATCCACATATCGGAAGTCCTGGGCCTGATTCAGACTATCGTTACAGTGAACCTGGTCCAGAATATGGCTATCCTGAGCCAGATCCACATATCGGAAGTCCTGGGCCTGATTCAGACTATCGTTACAGTGAACCTGGTCCAGAATATGGCTATCCTGAGCCAGATCCACATATCGGAAGTCCTGGGCCTGATTCAGACTATCACTACAGTGAACCTGATTCAGAATATGGCTATCCTGAGCCAGATCCACATATTGGAAGTCCTGGGCCTGATTCAGACTATCACTACAGTGAACCTGATTCAGAATATGGCTATCCTGAGCCAGATCCACATATTGGAAGTCCTGGGCCTGATTCAGACTATCGTTACAGTGAACCTGGTCCAGAATATGGCTATCCTGAGCCAGATCCACATATCGGAAGTCCTGGGCCTGATTCAGACTATCGTTACAGTGAACCTGGTCCAGAATATGGCTATCCTGAGCCAGATCCACATATCGGAAGTCCTGGGCCTGATTCAGACTATCACTACAGTGAACCTGATTCAGAATATGGCTATCCTGAGCCAGATCCACATATTGGAAGTCCTGGGCCTGATTCAGACTATCACTACAGTGAACCTGATTCAGAATATGGCTATCCTGAGCCAGATCCACATATTGGAAGTCCTGGGCCTGATTCAGACTATCACTACAGTGAACCTGATTCAGAATATGGGTATCCTGAGCCAGATCCACATATTGGAAGCCCTGCATCTGAATCAGAAAATGACTATATAGGCTCTGATTTAGATTATAGCTTCCATGATTCTGACTCTGGATATAGCAATTCAGAAGTAGGCCCTCATAATAAGGGCTCAGCTTCTGAATCTGACAGTGGCTATGTTAAAGCTAACTCAAATTATGACTACAGTGAACATAGTGCTGCTCATAATAACTTCAAGTCTGCCTCCAATATGAAGCATCCTAGCACTAAACTTCACACTCAACGTTTTGTTGACAAAG AGACTTCTGAGGAGTCAGGAAGGAGAACAGCAAATTGGGGAGAAATAAGGAGATCTCAAAAGTTTAGCAAGAAGCATAGGATGTGTCTCAAAGCACCAGTGTTTGGCTCCATTAATTCGCAG ACTTGGATATGGGTTACAGTAGCTCTGGCAGTATGGGCAGCTGACTGGGCAGTGCGGCTGTGGAGGCGGCGCGAGAGCGTGCACATCATTAGTGTGGTGCGATATCCTTGTGATGTTGTGCAGCTTACTCTTAGACAGTCTGGCTTTTCCTGCACTCCTGGCCAG TATGTGTTGGTGCAGTGCCCGGCAGTGTCAAGGTTTGAGTGGCACCCATACACCGTAACCTCG CCACTGACCCAGCACTGCCCAAACACCTTCACCATCTTCATGCGTGTGAGGGGAGACTGGAGCAGTCGTGTTGCAGCTCTCCTGCATCCTGTTAGAGTTTCCAGTCCAAAGTCGCTGAATAATCACTGGGCAGAAAATGAGAAACATCAGTGCTGCAGTACATCTCCACAGTCTAGTCCAGCAACACTATCTAGTCCGTTGATTCAGTCTAGTCAGTTCTCGCTCAGTCACATAAACTCGCTTTCTCCCTCATTTCCTCATTCAAATCCACATACAAATGCCATGTTTTCTCATTTAACTCAGTATACTCATGCTTATTCATGTATGCCCACTGTGGATGAATTGAAAGACTGTTCATTTTCACCTGGTGAACAGAAAATTAcagaaatctcttatttaaaaaaTCAATCAATATATCCTTCAAATTCAAAATTAAATGTAAAATATGATGCCCACTCAGGGTCTAACAAAGTGAATTTAAATTTGCTTAATTCACATGTACCACTATTGAGTGCTAACAGGCATTATAAAACTTCAGAGTCAAGGAGATTGCATCCATACTCAAAGCATTGGATGTCACAAAATTCTAAATCTCACAGACACTCAAAGTTGTCTAATCACTGCACAAGTTCAGGGAGGACTGAAGACTCCTGTGAAAAATGCATGTCAAATGCAGAGCCCAACAAGCAATCGGCTGATCTACAACCCAACACTCGCACGAGTACATTTATTAACGCACAACCTAACTCAACCTTGAACTCAATGAAGAGGTCTCGGTCAAGAAAAAAGTGGTCTCATAAAAGTGAAAATGGGGGTTTAACTAAAGATAAAAGCTGcttcagcatcttcattacagaaGAACCATGCGTGAG GTTGCATGTGGATGGGCCCTTCAGTTCCCCAAGTGAAAGCATGCTACATTACCCTGTGGTAATTAGTGCCGCAGGTGGCGTGGGCATCACGCCTCTGGCCGCTACCCTCTCGCACATCTT GTGTTGCCAGTCACCATTGCCTGAGCGAGTGCATGTTGTGTGGGTTGTAAGGGATGCTCGTCTCTTTTTGGCCTTGGCACCTTTATTGTCTAGTCTTCTCCTTCACTGCTGGGATGCCCACACTGAAGACCGTCTTGAACTCCGCCTTCATgttaccacaccaacaccaccgcaATTACTCGAG GATTTGTTTGCTAAAGAACATCCCAGCTTGCTGCCGCGAATTACTCAAGGTCGACCAGTCTGGAAGCATTTGTTTAGAGAATGGCAGCAGGTATACATAAG ggataagg
- the LOC123768153 gene encoding uncharacterized protein isoform X6, with translation MMIILAVLVITSTRWARRRNYDVFFYTHHLGLLFLLLLIIHPISGVLKEQKNLHGHIPGCHMYRDVHTKAEGFPEPSRAANYTNLDYNLKSQEKSRISYHVLEHNNQNQTSHTETMYPEPDSEYGYPEPDPHIGSPGPDSDYRYSEPGPEYGYPEPDPHIGSPGPDSDYRYSEPGPEYGYPEPDPHIGSPGPDSDYRYSEPGPEYGYPEPDPHIGSPGPDSDYHYSEPDSEYGYPEPDPHIGSPGPDSDYHYSEPDSEYGYPEPDPHIGSPGPDSDYRYSEPGPEYGYPEPDPHIGSPGPDSDYRYSEPGPEYGYPEPDPHIGSPGPDSDYHYSEPDSEYGYPEPDPHIGSPGPDSDYHYSEPDSEYGYPEPDPHIGSPGPDSDYHYSEPDSEYGYPEPDPHIGSPASESENDYIGSDLDYSFHDSDSGYSNSEVGPHNKGSASESDSGYVKANSNYDYSEHSAAHNNFKSASNMKHPSTKLHTQRFVDKETSEESGRRTANWGEIRRSQKFSKKHRMCLKAPVFGSINSQTWIWVTVALAVWAADWAVRLWRRRESVHIISVVRYPCDVVQLTLRQSGFSCTPGQYVLVQCPAVSRFEWHPYTVTSPLTQHCPNTFTIFMRVRGDWSSRVAALLHPVRVSSPKSLNNHWAENEKHQCCSTSPQSSPATLSSPLIQSSQFSLSHINSLSPSFPHSNPHTNAMFSHLTQYTHAYSCMPTVDELKDCSFSPGEQKITEISYLKNQSIYPSNSKLNVKYDAHSGSNKVNLNLLNSHVPLLSANRHYKTSESRRLHPYSKHWMSQNSKSHRHSKLSNHCTSSGRTEDSCEKCMSNAEPNKQSADLQPNTRTSTFINAQPNSTLNSMKRSRSRKKWSHKSENGGLTKDKSCFSIFITEEPCVRLHVDGPFSSPSESMLHYPVVISAAGGVGITPLAATLSHILCCQSPLPERVHVVWVVRDARLFLALAPLLSSLLLHCWDAHTEDRLELRLHVTTPTPPQLLEDLFAKEHPSLLPRITQGRPVWKHLFREWQQVYIRDKVGVFACGPAKMRHQVRRHCLSSISRGAPFQYHQESFS, from the exons ATGATGATAATACTGGCTGTTCTTGTGATCACTTCCACCCGCTGGGCACGAAGAAGAAACTATGATGTCTTCTTCTACACGCACCACCtcggtctcctcttcctcctcctgcttaTAATCCATCCAATCAG TGGTGTtctgaaggagcagaagaaccttCATGGCCACATCCCAGGGTGTCACATGTATAGAGACGTTCACACTAAAGCGGAAG GGTTTCCCGAGCCTAGTCGTGCGGCTAATTACACAAACCTGGACTACAACCTTAAGAGTCAAGAGAAAAGTAGAATTAGCTACCACGTCTTGGAGCACAACAATCAAAACCAAACTTCCCACACAGAGACCATGTATCCTGAACCCGATTCAGAATATGGCTATCCTGAGCCAGATCCACATATTGGAAGCCCTGGGCCTGATTCAGACTATCGTTACAGTGAACCTGGTCCAGAATATGGCTATCCTGAGCCAGATCCACATATCGGAAGTCCTGGGCCTGATTCAGACTATCGTTACAGTGAACCTGGTCCAGAATATGGCTATCCTGAGCCAGATCCACATATCGGAAGTCCTGGGCCTGATTCAGACTATCGTTACAGTGAACCTGGTCCAGAATATGGCTATCCTGAGCCAGATCCACATATCGGAAGTCCTGGGCCTGATTCAGACTATCACTACAGTGAACCTGATTCAGAATATGGCTATCCTGAGCCAGATCCACATATTGGAAGTCCTGGGCCTGATTCAGACTATCACTACAGTGAACCTGATTCAGAATATGGCTATCCTGAGCCAGATCCACATATTGGAAGTCCTGGGCCTGATTCAGACTATCGTTACAGTGAACCTGGTCCAGAATATGGCTATCCTGAGCCAGATCCACATATCGGAAGTCCTGGGCCTGATTCAGACTATCGTTACAGTGAACCTGGTCCAGAATATGGCTATCCTGAGCCAGATCCACATATCGGAAGTCCTGGGCCTGATTCAGACTATCACTACAGTGAACCTGATTCAGAATATGGCTATCCTGAGCCAGATCCACATATTGGAAGTCCTGGGCCTGATTCAGACTATCACTACAGTGAACCTGATTCAGAATATGGCTATCCTGAGCCAGATCCACATATTGGAAGTCCTGGGCCTGATTCAGACTATCACTACAGTGAACCTGATTCAGAATATGGGTATCCTGAGCCAGATCCACATATTGGAAGCCCTGCATCTGAATCAGAAAATGACTATATAGGCTCTGATTTAGATTATAGCTTCCATGATTCTGACTCTGGATATAGCAATTCAGAAGTAGGCCCTCATAATAAGGGCTCAGCTTCTGAATCTGACAGTGGCTATGTTAAAGCTAACTCAAATTATGACTACAGTGAACATAGTGCTGCTCATAATAACTTCAAGTCTGCCTCCAATATGAAGCATCCTAGCACTAAACTTCACACTCAACGTTTTGTTGACAAAG AGACTTCTGAGGAGTCAGGAAGGAGAACAGCAAATTGGGGAGAAATAAGGAGATCTCAAAAGTTTAGCAAGAAGCATAGGATGTGTCTCAAAGCACCAGTGTTTGGCTCCATTAATTCGCAG ACTTGGATATGGGTTACAGTAGCTCTGGCAGTATGGGCAGCTGACTGGGCAGTGCGGCTGTGGAGGCGGCGCGAGAGCGTGCACATCATTAGTGTGGTGCGATATCCTTGTGATGTTGTGCAGCTTACTCTTAGACAGTCTGGCTTTTCCTGCACTCCTGGCCAG TATGTGTTGGTGCAGTGCCCGGCAGTGTCAAGGTTTGAGTGGCACCCATACACCGTAACCTCG CCACTGACCCAGCACTGCCCAAACACCTTCACCATCTTCATGCGTGTGAGGGGAGACTGGAGCAGTCGTGTTGCAGCTCTCCTGCATCCTGTTAGAGTTTCCAGTCCAAAGTCGCTGAATAATCACTGGGCAGAAAATGAGAAACATCAGTGCTGCAGTACATCTCCACAGTCTAGTCCAGCAACACTATCTAGTCCGTTGATTCAGTCTAGTCAGTTCTCGCTCAGTCACATAAACTCGCTTTCTCCCTCATTTCCTCATTCAAATCCACATACAAATGCCATGTTTTCTCATTTAACTCAGTATACTCATGCTTATTCATGTATGCCCACTGTGGATGAATTGAAAGACTGTTCATTTTCACCTGGTGAACAGAAAATTAcagaaatctcttatttaaaaaaTCAATCAATATATCCTTCAAATTCAAAATTAAATGTAAAATATGATGCCCACTCAGGGTCTAACAAAGTGAATTTAAATTTGCTTAATTCACATGTACCACTATTGAGTGCTAACAGGCATTATAAAACTTCAGAGTCAAGGAGATTGCATCCATACTCAAAGCATTGGATGTCACAAAATTCTAAATCTCACAGACACTCAAAGTTGTCTAATCACTGCACAAGTTCAGGGAGGACTGAAGACTCCTGTGAAAAATGCATGTCAAATGCAGAGCCCAACAAGCAATCGGCTGATCTACAACCCAACACTCGCACGAGTACATTTATTAACGCACAACCTAACTCAACCTTGAACTCAATGAAGAGGTCTCGGTCAAGAAAAAAGTGGTCTCATAAAAGTGAAAATGGGGGTTTAACTAAAGATAAAAGCTGcttcagcatcttcattacagaaGAACCATGCGTGAG GTTGCATGTGGATGGGCCCTTCAGTTCCCCAAGTGAAAGCATGCTACATTACCCTGTGGTAATTAGTGCCGCAGGTGGCGTGGGCATCACGCCTCTGGCCGCTACCCTCTCGCACATCTT GTGTTGCCAGTCACCATTGCCTGAGCGAGTGCATGTTGTGTGGGTTGTAAGGGATGCTCGTCTCTTTTTGGCCTTGGCACCTTTATTGTCTAGTCTTCTCCTTCACTGCTGGGATGCCCACACTGAAGACCGTCTTGAACTCCGCCTTCATgttaccacaccaacaccaccgcaATTACTCGAG GATTTGTTTGCTAAAGAACATCCCAGCTTGCTGCCGCGAATTACTCAAGGTCGACCAGTCTGGAAGCATTTGTTTAGAGAATGGCAGCAGGTATACATAAG ggataagg